In the genome of Oligoflexus sp., one region contains:
- a CDS encoding 7TMR-DISM family protein, whose product MGLITNIMLLVLTLLASRLSAEPIVVPAKNELAALDIWNQSEYQIDTEGAMDLAQVLRASGWKATSDHASSLPYVKGALWIRTVLINRSHESFQLLLDHPYVLTDEITVHLQHKGQMIQIMTAGDRVASDGAVAHSRNPVFSLRLQPGENILYIKVKNSALVSGKFDLWEPMPYFNKVNKELVFVAVLLGSLLILACYNLFLYFSMKSKVYLHYVIYLLAFLSVQIIFSGVSRIFLVGSSEALVLYWNEGLHVSVKIAWTFAFSFAAHFLNLEAFHPKLARLVRIVMLFVASSLLTGFFLPYRLDSAFVVFLTIASSLLLLGLGIWSSLRGYRPAIYYTAGWAVLLMASGVMALKTAGLLPINLFTTWAQILGAAIEGLVLSLALGERYNYLQNRSTAEREIFIKKLVEKEASKAHSYSQLEKIIYPHQIELIKNGSNLEQTMPTGQSEACVIAFDTISSSKIDRNKARAFLNDTFALCYRDMLAGYNQKKMQASAYRLKEVGDGFFCSVGFPFQTPNGENPADLAMKLAMQFSKNFHAEALRHGFLKPPLASISIVFGEVEAYYPSAGVVEYNMFGRGIILADRYEKLRKGALRQLVLTGNLLVIDARIFSMLSPNFQVLFQRFDVDSVQQTIRDDEQANCFYFTELHHGNSQPLPASA is encoded by the coding sequence ATGGGCTTAATAACAAACATTATGCTGCTCGTCCTCACTCTGCTGGCGTCACGACTGTCCGCGGAACCCATCGTCGTGCCTGCGAAGAACGAGCTGGCCGCTCTCGATATCTGGAATCAAAGCGAGTATCAGATTGATACGGAAGGCGCTATGGACCTTGCGCAGGTCCTGCGCGCGAGCGGCTGGAAAGCCACGTCTGATCATGCCTCATCCCTGCCTTATGTAAAAGGCGCCCTATGGATTCGGACCGTCCTCATCAACCGCAGTCATGAAAGTTTTCAACTGCTCCTCGATCATCCCTATGTCTTGACCGACGAAATCACTGTTCATCTGCAGCACAAGGGTCAGATGATCCAAATCATGACCGCCGGGGATCGCGTCGCGTCGGACGGAGCCGTGGCCCACAGTCGCAATCCGGTTTTCAGCCTGCGCCTTCAGCCTGGCGAGAATATACTTTATATCAAGGTGAAAAACTCGGCCCTGGTCAGCGGTAAATTCGACCTCTGGGAACCCATGCCTTACTTCAATAAGGTTAACAAGGAACTGGTCTTCGTCGCCGTCCTCCTCGGCAGTCTGCTGATCCTGGCCTGCTACAACCTCTTCCTCTATTTCTCGATGAAGTCCAAAGTCTATCTGCACTATGTGATTTATCTTCTCGCCTTCCTCAGCGTCCAGATTATTTTTTCCGGCGTCAGCCGTATCTTCCTGGTGGGCAGCAGCGAGGCCCTTGTCCTTTACTGGAACGAAGGCCTGCATGTGTCGGTGAAGATCGCCTGGACGTTCGCCTTTAGCTTCGCCGCACATTTTCTGAATCTCGAAGCCTTTCATCCGAAGCTTGCGCGTTTGGTCCGCATCGTGATGCTTTTTGTAGCAAGCAGTCTTCTGACCGGCTTCTTTCTGCCCTATCGTCTGGATTCCGCTTTCGTGGTTTTCCTGACTATTGCCTCCTCGCTCCTGCTTCTCGGTCTTGGGATCTGGTCCAGTCTGCGCGGCTATCGACCGGCAATCTACTACACGGCCGGCTGGGCCGTGCTCCTCATGGCGTCAGGGGTGATGGCGCTGAAGACGGCTGGACTTTTGCCCATCAACCTTTTCACGACCTGGGCGCAGATCCTTGGGGCTGCCATCGAAGGGCTGGTTCTCTCGCTGGCCTTGGGGGAGCGCTACAACTATCTGCAGAACAGATCCACGGCCGAACGCGAGATCTTCATCAAAAAACTGGTGGAGAAAGAAGCCTCGAAGGCGCATAGCTACAGCCAGCTCGAAAAGATCATCTATCCGCATCAGATCGAACTCATTAAAAACGGTTCGAATCTCGAACAGACCATGCCCACGGGCCAAAGCGAGGCCTGTGTGATCGCCTTCGATACCATCAGCAGTTCGAAGATTGACCGCAACAAAGCCCGCGCATTCCTGAATGATACCTTCGCACTTTGCTATCGCGATATGCTGGCCGGTTACAATCAAAAGAAGATGCAGGCCAGCGCCTATCGTCTCAAGGAAGTGGGCGACGGCTTTTTCTGTAGCGTCGGCTTTCCTTTCCAAACGCCGAATGGCGAGAATCCTGCTGACCTTGCCATGAAACTGGCGATGCAGTTTTCGAAGAATTTTCACGCCGAAGCCTTGCGCCATGGCTTTTTAAAGCCGCCTTTGGCTTCGATCTCTATCGTCTTCGGCGAAGTCGAGGCCTACTATCCTTCGGCCGGCGTCGTGGAATACAATATGTTCGGCCGTGGCATCATCCTGGCGGATCGCTATGAAAAATTGCGCAAGGGTGCTTTAAGGCAGCTGGTCCTGACCGGCAATCTGCTGGTGATCGACGCCCGCATCTTCAGCATGCTAAGCCCGAATTTTCAGGTTCTCTTCCAACGCTTTGATGTGGATTCGGTGCAGCAGACCATTCGCGATGATGAGCAGGCCAACTGTTTCTATTTCACAGAATTGCATCACGGAAACAGCCAGCCTCTTCCAGCCAGCGCCTGA
- a CDS encoding beta-ketoacyl synthase N-terminal-like domain-containing protein, giving the protein MSIAIVSMGLRLPGARTAQEFWQHIVDSRDLGRPVAEGRWPLPAAYFQQHPEDRITHDRVYALEQQTESSVGLEIDAEVMQALDPLFHLALGAGRDAFFGSRHQNLDRQRCAVILGNIALPTASSAAMAADWLRGKMRTSDAKAASQSWNLSPAALPASVLARALGLGGESFTLDAACASSLYAIKLACDALESRQMDCVLAGGLSRPDSLYTQVGFTALQALSRKGLCHAFDEKADGLMVGEGAGIFVLKRLDDAIQHGDHIWAVIRGAGLSNDREGRLMAPSTEGQLRAMQAAYAEAGWQPQDVQMIECHATGTPLGDKTEWETLLQLWSDAPLNAHCVLGSVKPNVGHMLTAAGAAGLAKILMAMQEGVLPPTANFEKLPASWNKERPHFRVLQNPEQWQADNGLRRAAISGFGFGGINAHLLLEKAVDGHSYATQPAATPGLRKVAIIAAAQLDASDFTFEHFPEEADAVAADAFARAAIPYGLFRIPPTELNEILPQQLYSLLALRKLDLPEWDDAILQKMACVVGLELDPVTNLYACRWALQADGDAAAANALIPPLNADRVIGALGSIVASRIAREARLGGPSFTVSAMENSGLKALDLAQSAVARGETPAALVFAVDMPGSARGRAQLALRQKLGEIQMDVAVDSVAAMVLADAEWAASQGLPVLAEIESVHLHARQPGASSQAPRVANYRGSATALLDVIEELQNPAWRSEASQEWRIVGSDQQLGTLRLLRKGAPLRMKQLPQKPGLVIERRDLEVRLGETGYQPPLPPPDTDVAEFQPHALTDSNAADYQPSHAPAPSALWQQLLDHQKQVAASHESFLRYRVEGDALLQNLLQKTTIPSFAQAEAPDTPRWVHEPFNTAPALFDYAACKEFAAGRIAPVFGPDFAEVDSYPTRVRLPDERLLLCHRVMSIEGEPRSLGEGFMITEHDVFADAWYLDDGRMPTSIAVESGQADLMLSAWLGADFKTKGQAVYRLLDAKVCFHNRLPAIGSTVRYHIRIKRFFEQGGTLFFHFNFEATVDGEPLMTMTDGCAGFFTEEALAEGRGVKRSQLQLTPAAGRWTGGYKPLVPVADASYDDAQLDALRSGDYAACFGQDFARLQLDAPKRLPGGDMRLVHRIPELQVHGGRYGKGRIIGEADIHPDDWFLTCHFVDDEVMPGTLMYECCLHTLRIYLMRMGWVGPRDSFSFEPIPGIVSQLKCRGQVLASTRKVTYEVEIKEMGYGPEPYVIGDALMYADDKPIVDITNICLKVPGQSRESLEALWQQHAPAPAYTYENILAFSSGKPSDCFGPAYEIFDEQRRIARLPRPPFQFLDRVEWVEGPLMQQHVGTELVAAYDPPADAWYWEAEGNGTMPFAVLLEIALQPCGFMAAYMGSALLSEQDLSFRNLSGDAKLYQSVRRGSGTLHIHVKSTKIARSGSMIIQDYTFAVSNAEGPVYEGSTSFGYFTTEALAQQIGLRHVAPWKEVNPARTVYPEGEGWPRSPILMVDAIEVKDAQRVFGKKTVRTDEWFFDAHFYQDPVMPGSLGLEALLQTLKAAAHERWPEVESWRISPDSRHSWTYRGQVPPRSATITLALDIRNADDARHQLTADGLLYRDELPIYSIQGLKVEPV; this is encoded by the coding sequence ATGTCGATCGCCATAGTCAGCATGGGTCTTCGTCTGCCGGGAGCGCGCACCGCTCAAGAATTCTGGCAGCATATCGTGGATAGTCGTGATTTGGGTCGCCCCGTGGCCGAAGGCCGCTGGCCTTTGCCCGCCGCATATTTCCAGCAGCATCCCGAGGATCGTATTACGCACGATCGCGTTTACGCGCTGGAGCAGCAAACGGAATCGTCTGTGGGTTTGGAAATAGATGCGGAGGTCATGCAGGCTCTGGATCCGCTCTTTCACCTTGCCTTGGGAGCCGGACGCGATGCCTTCTTTGGATCACGGCATCAAAACCTCGATCGACAGCGCTGCGCGGTCATCCTTGGGAATATTGCCCTGCCGACCGCCAGTTCCGCAGCGATGGCCGCGGATTGGCTGCGCGGAAAAATGCGGACCTCCGATGCGAAGGCTGCATCTCAAAGCTGGAATCTTTCCCCCGCGGCTTTACCCGCATCCGTGCTCGCGCGTGCCCTTGGTTTGGGCGGAGAATCCTTTACCCTTGATGCCGCCTGTGCGTCTTCGCTTTATGCGATCAAACTCGCGTGTGATGCTCTGGAATCACGGCAGATGGATTGCGTGCTGGCCGGAGGTCTCAGTCGGCCGGATAGCCTTTATACGCAGGTCGGATTCACAGCGCTCCAGGCTCTCTCCCGCAAAGGGCTGTGCCATGCTTTTGATGAAAAAGCGGACGGCCTTATGGTGGGCGAGGGCGCCGGCATTTTCGTTCTGAAGCGACTCGACGATGCGATCCAGCATGGTGATCATATCTGGGCAGTCATTCGCGGTGCGGGCTTGTCCAATGATCGTGAAGGTCGTTTGATGGCACCATCCACGGAAGGTCAGCTGCGCGCAATGCAGGCGGCTTATGCCGAAGCCGGATGGCAGCCGCAGGATGTGCAGATGATTGAATGTCACGCGACCGGCACACCCTTGGGTGACAAGACGGAGTGGGAAACTCTGCTGCAGCTCTGGTCTGATGCTCCCTTGAATGCGCACTGCGTGCTCGGCTCTGTCAAACCCAACGTGGGTCATATGCTAACGGCAGCCGGCGCCGCAGGGCTGGCGAAGATTCTGATGGCCATGCAGGAAGGTGTTTTGCCGCCTACCGCGAACTTTGAAAAACTTCCCGCCAGCTGGAATAAAGAGCGGCCGCATTTTCGCGTGCTGCAGAATCCAGAACAATGGCAAGCTGACAATGGCCTTCGACGTGCAGCCATCAGTGGCTTTGGATTCGGCGGAATCAATGCGCATCTTCTCCTGGAAAAAGCGGTTGATGGTCACTCCTACGCAACGCAACCCGCTGCCACCCCTGGCTTGCGAAAAGTGGCGATCATTGCCGCCGCGCAGCTGGATGCAAGCGATTTCACGTTTGAACATTTTCCCGAGGAAGCGGACGCTGTCGCCGCAGACGCCTTCGCGCGGGCGGCGATTCCCTATGGACTCTTCCGCATTCCGCCGACCGAGTTGAACGAGATCCTTCCGCAGCAGCTATACAGTCTTTTGGCTCTGCGCAAACTCGATCTTCCCGAGTGGGATGATGCCATCCTGCAAAAGATGGCCTGCGTGGTTGGATTGGAACTTGATCCCGTCACCAATCTTTACGCCTGCCGCTGGGCGCTGCAGGCTGACGGTGACGCCGCTGCCGCCAATGCCCTGATCCCGCCTTTGAATGCGGATCGTGTGATCGGAGCGCTCGGCAGTATCGTGGCGTCCCGCATTGCCCGCGAAGCGCGTTTGGGTGGGCCTTCCTTCACCGTTTCGGCCATGGAAAACTCCGGCCTGAAAGCCCTGGATTTGGCTCAATCCGCGGTCGCTCGTGGAGAAACGCCGGCGGCTTTGGTTTTTGCGGTTGATATGCCCGGCAGTGCCCGGGGGCGTGCGCAGCTTGCCCTGCGACAAAAGCTTGGTGAAATACAAATGGATGTCGCTGTCGATAGCGTCGCCGCCATGGTGCTGGCTGATGCCGAATGGGCAGCTTCCCAGGGACTTCCCGTTCTTGCGGAAATTGAAAGCGTGCATCTTCACGCACGGCAGCCCGGAGCATCCTCCCAAGCCCCGCGCGTTGCAAACTATCGAGGCAGCGCGACGGCGCTTCTTGATGTCATTGAGGAACTGCAAAATCCCGCGTGGCGCTCGGAAGCCAGTCAGGAATGGAGAATTGTCGGCAGTGATCAGCAGCTGGGAACCTTGCGCCTTCTGCGCAAGGGGGCTCCGCTGCGCATGAAGCAGCTGCCGCAAAAACCGGGTCTTGTGATTGAACGGCGTGATCTTGAGGTGAGACTGGGTGAAACGGGATATCAGCCGCCCCTCCCGCCCCCTGATACAGACGTGGCGGAATTTCAGCCCCACGCGCTGACCGATAGCAACGCTGCAGACTATCAGCCGTCGCATGCGCCGGCCCCGTCCGCTCTTTGGCAGCAGCTTCTCGATCATCAAAAACAGGTCGCGGCCAGTCACGAGAGCTTCCTTCGCTATAGGGTCGAAGGCGATGCGCTCCTGCAAAACCTTCTGCAAAAAACTACGATTCCTTCCTTCGCGCAAGCGGAAGCCCCCGACACCCCTCGCTGGGTCCATGAACCATTCAACACAGCCCCGGCACTCTTCGATTATGCCGCGTGCAAGGAATTCGCCGCAGGCAGGATCGCCCCGGTTTTCGGCCCCGACTTCGCCGAAGTCGACAGCTACCCGACCCGTGTCCGCCTGCCCGATGAACGACTCCTTCTTTGCCATCGGGTGATGAGCATCGAAGGTGAACCGCGTTCTCTGGGTGAAGGCTTCATGATCACCGAGCACGATGTCTTCGCCGATGCCTGGTACCTTGACGACGGCCGCATGCCGACCAGTATCGCAGTCGAATCCGGCCAGGCGGACCTTATGCTTTCCGCATGGCTGGGCGCTGATTTCAAAACCAAAGGCCAGGCCGTCTATCGACTCCTCGATGCGAAGGTCTGTTTTCATAATCGTCTGCCCGCCATCGGCAGCACAGTTCGTTATCATATTCGCATCAAACGTTTCTTCGAACAGGGCGGAACTCTTTTCTTCCACTTCAACTTCGAAGCCACCGTCGACGGCGAGCCTCTGATGACCATGACCGACGGCTGCGCGGGCTTTTTCACCGAAGAGGCCCTTGCGGAAGGTCGCGGGGTGAAACGGAGCCAGCTTCAGCTGACACCCGCAGCCGGCCGATGGACCGGCGGCTATAAACCTCTGGTGCCGGTTGCGGACGCATCCTACGATGACGCTCAGCTCGATGCTTTGCGTTCGGGCGATTACGCGGCCTGTTTTGGTCAGGACTTCGCGCGACTTCAGCTCGATGCTCCCAAGCGTCTTCCCGGCGGCGATATGCGTCTTGTGCATCGCATTCCTGAACTGCAGGTTCACGGCGGACGCTATGGCAAAGGCCGCATCATCGGTGAAGCGGATATTCACCCCGATGACTGGTTTCTGACCTGCCACTTCGTTGATGACGAGGTGATGCCCGGGACTTTGATGTATGAATGCTGTCTGCACACCCTGCGCATATATCTGATGCGCATGGGCTGGGTGGGTCCGCGTGATAGCTTCAGCTTTGAACCCATCCCTGGTATCGTTTCGCAGCTCAAGTGCCGTGGCCAGGTGCTGGCGAGCACGCGGAAGGTGACCTATGAAGTCGAGATCAAGGAAATGGGTTACGGACCTGAACCTTATGTCATCGGTGATGCCCTTATGTATGCCGATGATAAACCCATTGTGGATATCACCAATATCTGTCTGAAAGTTCCGGGCCAGAGCCGCGAGTCGCTGGAAGCGCTGTGGCAGCAGCACGCGCCTGCACCTGCTTACACCTACGAAAACATCCTGGCCTTTTCCAGCGGCAAACCTTCGGATTGTTTTGGCCCGGCCTATGAAATCTTCGATGAGCAAAGACGCATTGCCCGTCTTCCGCGACCCCCCTTTCAATTTCTGGATCGGGTGGAATGGGTGGAAGGTCCCCTCATGCAGCAGCATGTCGGTACCGAACTCGTGGCCGCCTATGATCCTCCGGCTGACGCCTGGTACTGGGAGGCCGAAGGGAACGGCACCATGCCTTTCGCCGTCCTTTTGGAAATCGCGCTGCAGCCCTGCGGATTCATGGCCGCCTACATGGGCTCGGCGCTACTGAGTGAGCAGGATCTTTCATTCCGCAACCTCTCGGGGGATGCGAAGCTTTATCAGAGCGTGCGCCGGGGATCCGGTACCCTGCATATTCATGTGAAGAGCACCAAGATCGCCCGCTCGGGATCCATGATCATTCAGGATTATACCTTCGCCGTCAGCAACGCCGAGGGGCCTGTTTATGAAGGTTCCACCAGCTTCGGTTACTTCACGACCGAGGCTCTGGCGCAGCAGATCGGTCTGCGGCATGTGGCGCCTTGGAAAGAAGTGAATCCAGCCCGCACAGTCTATCCGGAAGGCGAGGGTTGGCCGCGTTCACCGATCCTCATGGTGGATGCGATTGAAGTGAAGGATGCACAGCGGGTCTTCGGTAAAAAAACAGTGCGAACGGACGAGTGGTTCTTCGACGCCCACTTCTATCAGGATCCTGTGATGCCAGGCTCTTTGGGTCTTGAAGCTCTTCTTCAAACGCTGAAGGCGGCCGCCCATGAGCGTTGGCCTGAGGTCGAGTCCTGGCGCATCAGTCCGGATTCCCGGCACAGCTGGACCTATCGCGGCCAGGTCCCACCACGCTCGGCGACGATCACGCTGGCGCTTGACATCAGAAATGCGGATGATGCCAGGCATCAGCTGACGGCGGATGGTTTGCTTTATCGGGATGAGCTGCCGATCTATTCGATCCAGGGGCTGAAGGTCGAGCCGGTCTAA
- a CDS encoding 7TM diverse intracellular signaling domain-containing protein, with amino-acid sequence MRVISLSILLFSMLLGTRMSAAPIAVQGGVDLSVVDWQEEPIVPLSGEWQFYWNQLLTPDQLAANAGKLTGYLSLENQWYKTAIPGADISRWGSATYHVRLYLNEPKELMLAVPILNSASRIWINGELMQDLGTVSLTQEGGSAGVRPNQIRFSGQKGENTLTLQISNHHFWYGGSSQPLRIGLPDALHKEALRATIQDALSFGFILFMAIYHIYIRFLLKRSNGALYFGLLSLALAVRMGFVGEGRIFYQIWPGVPMELRYLVEYLGVSCGTAFVMAFYRELYPHEAPRFLYLPSIYIASAWAAFIVVAPARYYPGFLELFQIIILLSGLVAIFTAVWAAKRRRDGSRLLMASNLLFFATVAHDILYHHRILNSVPLIHYGLMNLMISQALILAQRFARTFDRAERAEHEVTKLNQGLEQKILERTEQINTILSHVRSGFLLVDRNSYLQTGFTSSCETILNRSLKVGVLLPQQLGFGNRLEMQFMLAIQQIFDSDLPTEVAMQQLPTRFPIDRRMIGLQAAAVKSREKGQVTAVLLTINDVTDLVAAEEGLRRADILIHILEDQDAFRIFLADFKKDLEAAAHSVTQKDAVALHSIIHTMKGNAASFNLDDWVARLHLLEDKSPITLADIKSVADHVRSFLKQSEGILHLDFDQPLRSSFSVDQSDLNALRETLEPVASPSALKRLDSWSRSVKALPLKSYTTPLGPMVHRVAEQLQKSVTLVVEGADIKVDNGFAPLLTTLPHLIRNALVHGIEDPEDRGNKPAQATIALRFFSLPDGALRIEISDDGRGLDVEQIRTHAVSHGLIHTSHPLSEKETMELIFHPNFSTAERVTELAGRGMGLAAVAAAVQELNGHYEVRSEKNQGFHLQIVLPPPHATRLERVV; translated from the coding sequence ATGCGCGTCATCTCCCTCAGCATTCTCCTCTTCAGCATGCTCCTCGGAACCCGCATGTCGGCGGCGCCCATTGCTGTGCAGGGTGGAGTTGATTTGAGTGTGGTCGACTGGCAGGAAGAGCCTATCGTACCCCTCAGCGGAGAATGGCAATTCTATTGGAATCAGCTGCTCACTCCCGATCAGCTGGCGGCCAACGCAGGGAAGCTGACAGGCTACCTGTCGCTGGAAAATCAGTGGTATAAAACCGCGATTCCCGGCGCGGACATAAGCCGTTGGGGAAGCGCCACTTATCATGTGCGCCTTTACTTGAACGAGCCCAAGGAGCTGATGCTCGCCGTCCCCATCCTGAACAGCGCCTCGAGGATATGGATCAACGGGGAACTGATGCAGGATCTTGGAACTGTGTCCTTGACTCAGGAAGGCGGCAGCGCAGGTGTGCGCCCGAACCAGATTCGCTTTTCGGGCCAAAAGGGTGAAAACACCCTGACCCTTCAGATTTCCAATCATCATTTCTGGTACGGTGGATCCTCGCAGCCTTTGCGCATCGGTCTGCCGGATGCCTTGCACAAAGAAGCGCTGCGCGCGACGATTCAGGACGCGCTGAGTTTCGGCTTCATTCTTTTCATGGCTATCTATCACATCTACATTCGTTTCCTTCTGAAGCGCAGCAACGGTGCGCTCTATTTCGGGCTGCTGAGCTTGGCTCTTGCCGTGCGCATGGGATTCGTAGGCGAAGGTCGCATTTTCTACCAGATCTGGCCGGGCGTGCCCATGGAACTGCGTTACCTTGTCGAGTATCTTGGAGTGTCGTGCGGCACGGCCTTCGTCATGGCCTTCTATCGGGAACTTTATCCGCATGAGGCGCCCAGGTTCCTCTATCTGCCGTCTATCTACATCGCGTCGGCCTGGGCCGCCTTCATCGTCGTCGCCCCAGCCCGCTATTATCCAGGCTTTTTGGAGCTCTTCCAGATCATTATCCTTCTCAGCGGCCTGGTTGCGATCTTCACGGCCGTTTGGGCTGCAAAACGTCGCCGGGATGGTTCCCGACTCCTCATGGCCAGCAATCTTCTTTTCTTCGCCACGGTCGCGCATGACATTCTCTATCATCATCGCATTCTGAATTCGGTGCCCTTGATTCATTATGGACTCATGAACCTGATGATCAGCCAGGCTTTGATTCTGGCCCAACGCTTCGCTCGCACATTCGATCGAGCCGAGCGGGCCGAGCATGAAGTCACGAAGCTGAATCAGGGTTTGGAGCAGAAAATTCTGGAGCGCACCGAGCAGATCAACACCATCCTGTCCCATGTCCGCTCGGGCTTTCTCCTCGTCGATCGGAATTCCTATCTGCAGACGGGCTTCACCTCGTCCTGCGAGACGATTTTGAATCGCTCCCTGAAAGTCGGGGTCTTGCTGCCGCAGCAGCTCGGCTTCGGCAATCGCCTTGAAATGCAGTTCATGCTGGCCATTCAGCAGATCTTCGATTCAGACCTGCCGACTGAAGTCGCCATGCAGCAGCTGCCCACGCGCTTTCCGATCGACAGGCGCATGATCGGACTGCAGGCGGCCGCGGTGAAGTCGCGGGAAAAAGGCCAGGTGACGGCCGTGCTGCTCACCATCAATGACGTCACCGATCTGGTCGCGGCCGAGGAAGGTCTGCGCCGCGCGGATATCCTGATTCATATTCTGGAGGATCAGGATGCGTTCCGCATTTTCCTCGCCGATTTCAAAAAGGATCTGGAGGCTGCCGCCCATTCCGTGACGCAAAAGGATGCGGTTGCTCTTCATTCCATCATTCATACGATGAAAGGCAACGCCGCAAGCTTCAATCTGGATGATTGGGTCGCGCGGCTGCATCTGCTCGAAGACAAATCGCCCATCACGCTCGCGGACATCAAGAGCGTCGCGGATCATGTCCGCAGCTTTTTAAAGCAAAGCGAAGGCATACTGCACCTCGACTTTGATCAACCTCTCCGCAGCTCCTTCAGCGTCGACCAAAGCGATCTGAATGCGCTGCGGGAAACCCTGGAGCCGGTCGCTTCGCCTTCGGCGCTGAAACGCCTGGATTCCTGGTCGCGATCCGTCAAGGCCCTGCCTTTGAAGAGTTACACGACCCCTCTGGGCCCCATGGTCCATCGCGTGGCGGAGCAACTGCAGAAGAGCGTGACCCTTGTGGTAGAGGGCGCCGATATCAAGGTTGATAACGGCTTCGCGCCGCTGCTGACAACGCTGCCGCATCTGATTCGCAATGCGCTCGTGCATGGGATCGAGGATCCCGAAGACCGCGGGAACAAACCGGCCCAGGCGACCATAGCTTTACGATTCTTCTCGCTGCCGGACGGTGCCTTGCGAATCGAAATCTCGGACGACGGTCGGGGTTTGGATGTCGAGCAGATCCGTACGCATGCTGTCAGCCACGGGCTTATCCATACGTCCCATCCTTTGAGTGAAAAGGAAACTATGGAGCTTATCTTCCACCCGAACTTCTCGACCGCGGAGCGCGTGACGGAACTGGCAGGACGCGGCATGGGCCTTGCGGCTGTGGCAGCTGCCGTTCAGGAACTGAATGGTCACTATGAAGTTCGGAGTGAAAAGAATCAGGGCTTTCATCTGCAGATCGTCTTGCCACCCCCGCATGCCACGCGCCTCGAACGGGTTGTCTGA
- a CDS encoding DUF4337 family protein: MKSWMRLKYHLEVAMPLTIAIFAAVLAINDLFAGKYGSDEIKVSNMRNNSYQWYQSKGIKSTIVEGQVDLLQVLLGSGSIAADKREDMQKLVGQLQAKVRKYEREKTEILMGSRQIPEDQWIQPTDGKLGLIVGAKEYDGYLESLDSAGNFFDIASMLFQLCLVTGSVGIIISRPAMKWAFFQFTVFTGAVGLFLSAGGLWMASLVVV, translated from the coding sequence ATGAAGTCATGGATGCGTTTGAAGTATCATCTGGAAGTGGCCATGCCCCTGACGATTGCAATTTTTGCAGCGGTGCTGGCGATCAATGATCTTTTTGCCGGAAAGTATGGATCGGACGAGATCAAGGTCAGCAATATGCGCAACAATTCCTATCAGTGGTATCAGAGCAAAGGCATCAAGAGCACGATCGTCGAAGGCCAGGTGGACCTTCTGCAGGTGCTGTTAGGATCAGGCAGCATCGCGGCGGATAAAAGGGAGGACATGCAGAAGCTGGTGGGGCAGCTGCAGGCCAAAGTGCGAAAATATGAAAGGGAAAAAACCGAGATTCTGATGGGATCCCGGCAAATTCCAGAGGATCAGTGGATCCAACCAACGGATGGAAAGCTCGGACTGATCGTCGGGGCCAAGGAATATGATGGCTATCTGGAATCGCTCGACAGCGCGGGCAACTTTTTTGATATCGCCTCGATGCTGTTTCAGCTCTGCCTCGTGACAGGTTCGGTTGGCATCATCATCAGTCGTCCTGCGATGAAGTGGGCCTTCTTTCAGTTTACTGTTTTCACGGGAGCGGTCGGACTTTTCCTGAGTGCGGGCGGGCTCTGGATGGCGTCTCTGGTTGTGGTTTAA
- a CDS encoding PA14 domain-containing protein, which yields MQGLWLTLVFGLLLPGCANEKFRDQVEQTRTQAVDAAGTSADQPTEKDAAEATASMPADVTESTADGESSPMPKPIFADCETTPDRPIVGDLYQLHPDTKALPDFKKMKAIKKICLSQLDIKTRNFSEGFPGVEKLFEWFALDMRFAVNVPRSGKWEFKLVADDGAILYLDQDKLVDNDGQHETREKTGRSNLSAGVHNFRVSYFQGPRYNIALELYWKGPQDTEFTYIPATSMIRPDASLASGME from the coding sequence ATGCAAGGATTGTGGCTCACATTGGTTTTTGGTCTGCTGCTGCCCGGCTGCGCCAATGAAAAATTTCGCGATCAGGTCGAGCAAACCCGGACCCAAGCCGTCGATGCCGCCGGTACCAGCGCGGATCAGCCCACAGAAAAAGATGCCGCCGAGGCCACGGCCAGCATGCCTGCTGACGTTACGGAAAGCACCGCGGATGGCGAGAGCAGTCCGATGCCGAAGCCCATCTTTGCCGACTGCGAGACGACTCCTGACCGGCCAATCGTCGGCGATCTCTACCAACTGCATCCTGATACCAAAGCCCTGCCCGATTTCAAGAAGATGAAGGCGATCAAAAAGATCTGCCTGTCCCAGCTTGATATCAAGACGCGGAATTTTTCCGAAGGCTTTCCCGGCGTGGAAAAACTGTTTGAGTGGTTCGCCCTTGATATGCGTTTTGCGGTGAACGTTCCGCGTTCGGGAAAATGGGAATTCAAGCTGGTCGCCGATGATGGCGCCATACTTTATCTGGACCAGGACAAGCTTGTCGACAATGATGGTCAGCATGAAACGCGGGAAAAGACGGGACGCAGCAATCTGTCAGCTGGTGTCCATAATTTCCGTGTGAGTTATTTCCAGGGTCCGCGCTATAATATTGCGCTGGAGCTTTACTGGAAAGGCCCTCAGGATACGGAATTCACCTATATTCCAGCCACCAGCATGATTCGCCCGGACGCGTCCCTTGCGAGCGGCATGGAATAA